TATTGAGGGGAACACTGTAATTGGTTCTGATTGTGAAATTGGACCGCATACAGTAATTCGCGATAGTGAAATTGGAGATCGTACGACAATTCGACAATCTACTGTACATGATAGTAAGCTTGGTACGGAAGTATCGGTTGGTCCATTTGCACATATTCGCCCAGATTCAGTTATTGGAGACGAAGTACGCGTTGGAAACTTCGTGGAAATCAAAAAAACTGTCTTTGGTAATAGAAGTAAAGCTTCACACTTGAGTTATATCGGGGATGCACAAGTTGGAGAAGACGTGAATCTTGGTTGTGGTTCAATTACGGTGAACTATGACGGTAAGAATAAATTCAAAACTGTGATTGGTAATGGGGTATTTATTGGATGTAATTCAAACCTTGTTGCTCCAGTAACAGTTGAAGATGGTGCTTATGTGGCGGCAGGCTCTACAATTACAGAGAATGTTCCATCAAAAGCATTATCGGTAGCACGTGCACGTCAAGTTAACAAAGAAGACTATGTTGATCAATTGCTGAATAAGAAAAAATCATAATAATGTGGAGGGTTAATCTAGATGTCGACTCAATATCTAAATTCTAATTTGAAAGTATTCTCTTTAAACTCTAATAAGGAACTTGCTGAGCAGATTGCAAAGCATATTGGAGTAGGACTAGGAAAATGTTCTGTTGATCGTTTTAGTGATGGAGAAGTTCAAATTAACATTGAAGAAAGTATCCGTGGTTGCGATGTATTCATTATTCAATCTACAAGCTTCCCAGTAAACGAACATATCATGGAATTACTTATTATGATCGATGCATTAAAACGTGCATCTGCGAAAACAATTAATATTGTTATTCCTTACTATGGTTATGCGCGTCAAGACCGTAAAGCGCGTTCTCGTGAACCAATTACATCGAAACTTGTAGCAAACTTGCTTGAAACAGCAGGTGCAACTCGTGTAATCACTCTAGATTTACATGCTCCACAAATTCAAGGGTTCTTTGATATCCCAATCGACCACTTAATGGGTGTACCGATTCTTTCTGATTACTTTGAAACAAAAGGTCTTAAAGATATCGTAATCGTGTCTCCTGATCATGGTGGTGTAACTCGTGCAAGAAAAATGGCAGATCGTCTAAAAGCGCCAATCGCTATTATTGATAAGCGTCGTCCTCGCCCGAACGTTTCAGAGGTAATGAACATTATCGGTAATATTGAAGGCAAAACAGCGATTTTAATTGATGACATCATTGATACAGCTGGTACAATTACATTAGCAGCAAACGCTCTTGTTGAGAACGGTGCTTCTGAAGTATATGCTTGCTGTACACACCCAGTATTATCTGGTCCAGCAATTGAGCGTATTCAAAATTCAAACATTAAAGAGTTAGTCGTAACGAACTCTATTGTATTACCAGAAGAGAAGAAAATCGACAAAGTACATGAACTTTCAGTTGCTCCATTAATCGGAGAAGCAATCATTCGTGTATACGAAGAAGAATCTGTGAGTGTATTATTCAATTAATTGGATAGAATGAGACGTAACCAAAATTGGTTACGTCTTTTCGTATCGAAAAAAGAAAGTAGTGGTACAAGAATGAAATTGATAGTAGGACTTGGGAACCCAGGTAGAGAATATGAATTAACAAGGCATAATATTGGATTTATGGCCATTGATGAACTTGCGAAGCGTTGGAACATTTCTTTGAATGAACAAAAATTTAAAGGTGTATTTGGTGCAGGGTTTGTTAATGGAGAAAAGGTAATCTTATTAAAGCCGCTAACATACATGAATTTATCTGGGGAAAGTATTCGTCCACTCATGGATTATTATAAAATTGATGTTGAGGACTTCGTTGTTATGTACGACGATTTAGACATTCCTGTAGGTAAATTGCGTCTTCGC
This genomic interval from Bacillus thuringiensis contains the following:
- a CDS encoding ribose-phosphate diphosphokinase, which gives rise to MSTQYLNSNLKVFSLNSNKELAEQIAKHIGVGLGKCSVDRFSDGEVQINIEESIRGCDVFIIQSTSFPVNEHIMELLIMIDALKRASAKTINIVIPYYGYARQDRKARSREPITSKLVANLLETAGATRVITLDLHAPQIQGFFDIPIDHLMGVPILSDYFETKGLKDIVIVSPDHGGVTRARKMADRLKAPIAIIDKRRPRPNVSEVMNIIGNIEGKTAILIDDIIDTAGTITLAANALVENGASEVYACCTHPVLSGPAIERIQNSNIKELVVTNSIVLPEEKKIDKVHELSVAPLIGEAIIRVYEEESVSVLFN
- the pth gene encoding aminoacyl-tRNA hydrolase translates to MKLIVGLGNPGREYELTRHNIGFMAIDELAKRWNISLNEQKFKGVFGAGFVNGEKVILLKPLTYMNLSGESIRPLMDYYKIDVEDFVVMYDDLDIPVGKLRLRMKGSAGGHNGVKSTISHLGTQEFQRIRMGIDRPKNGMKVVDYVLGRFTSEEIPDVNHSIEKAADACEEWLNKPFLQIMNTFNS